Below is a window of Bacteroidales bacterium DNA.
AAATTCACCTGTATATCTTCCTCTTTCAGTGCGGTGAATATCTAAAAAAACCACAGAAAAATCGAGGGATATGGCCATTTTCTCAATCCCCAGATAAAAAGGTGTATCCTGGTTTAGAAAATTGCTCCAGTAATTGATTTCGTCATAGTGTGGGGTCTGGTCCGCAGCTAATATATTGAAGGATGTAATGCCATGTTGTTTGTGACGGATCAAGGTGCGGAAAGTATGACGGAAGGAAATGGTGAATTTAGGATTTAACCGGTTTCGAAGTGATTCCATGTATTTATTAAAGTATTCATTGTTAAGGGGTTTAATAATTCCATACCCTTTAACCTGGGAAACCAATCCCAGTTCTTGCGCAATCCACTCCCAATTACCACAATGGCCGATGGCAACGATTACGCTGCGGCCACCAACTAAGGCATCGTTCAAATGTTCAAATCCCATGAAATCAATACGTTTTTTCAGGATTTCCGGACTTATACTTCGTAATTTGATGACTTCCAAAGTAATATCTGCGAGGTTCCTGTAATACTTGCCCATTATTTTCCTGATTGCAGCCTGTTTTTTTTCAGGAAATGAATTTTGAAGGTTTTCGAGAATAACTGATCTCCTGTAACGGAATATATACTGTAAGAAAAACCTTAAAAGATCAGAGAGCAGGTATAGAAGAGGGAAAGGTAACCAGGACACTATCCGGATGAGAGCCTTAAAAAAGGCGAATAAAACAGCCATTCTATCAAATTAAGTCAGGAATGGTGCAAAGATAATAACTCTGCCTGAATGATCAGACGATCATGTTCAACGCGGATTTCTGTAATAATCCTCTGCCTGTCCACCGTAAGTAGTATGGGGTTTCTCAGC
It encodes the following:
- a CDS encoding lysophospholipid acyltransferase family protein: MAVLFAFFKALIRIVSWLPFPLLYLLSDLLRFFLQYIFRYRRSVILENLQNSFPEKKQAAIRKIMGKYYRNLADITLEVIKLRSISPEILKKRIDFMGFEHLNDALVGGRSVIVAIGHCGNWEWIAQELGLVSQVKGYGIIKPLNNEYFNKYMESLRNRLNPKFTISFRHTFRTLIRHKQHGITSFNILAADQTPHYDEINYWSNFLNQDTPFYLGIEKMAISLDFSVVFLDIHRTERGRYTGEFHLLTNDPRNTAEFEIMEKYIRMLESSINRDPDNWLWSHRRWKNKRSVPEG